TGTCCGCCGCCCCGAAGGTGCCAAACAGGAAGGGGCCGCCTGCGCCGAAGCGGGCGCGCGCCTCTGCCCACAGGGTCAGGATGCGGATGATGTCCTGCCTGCATTCCTCGCTGACCGAGTGCCCTTCGACCTGGCGGCGGATGTTCATGGGGCATTCGCGCCGCAGCGGCAGGTAGCTGGAGTGCATTTCGGCGACCATGGCGCGGGCCATGCCGCGCGCGGTGTCGTCCTTGGGCCAGAAGCGGTCGCGGCCCACCTTGTCGGCGAGGTATTCCATGATGGCCAGGCTGTCCCAGATCACCGTCTCGCCGTCCCACAGCAGCGGGACCTTGCCGGCGCTGGGCTGGAACTCGCCATCCTCGCGCTTGCGGGCTTCCCAGTCCTCGCCCGCGATATCGACCGTCAGCTCCTCGAACCCCAGGCCGGATTGCTTGGCGGCGAGCCAGCCGCGAAG
This genomic interval from Paraurantiacibacter namhicola contains the following:
- a CDS encoding glutathione S-transferase family protein translates to MKLIIGNKNYSSWSLRGWLAAKQSGLGFEELTVDIAGEDWEARKREDGEFQPSAGKVPLLWDGETVIWDSLAIMEYLADKVGRDRFWPKDDTARGMARAMVAEMHSSYLPLRRECPMNIRRQVEGHSVSEECRQDIIRILTLWAEARARFGAGGPFLFGTFGAADIFYAPIVSRFLTYGVNVPGFAQAYMQAVWEHDWMVQWREASEAEEWTISAYEEVADA